In Ruminococcaceae bacterium BL-4, one DNA window encodes the following:
- a CDS encoding Amino acid transporter produces the protein MAIKVIKEPAPKPGTLGRTELYALAVGQVIGAGVITLIVPAIKMTGYSAWLAYLIAIVMGFIMVLPYVFVSSALRLGGGNYSMLCELAGPTTSGIFAFSYLTQCLSLSLFGTAAAAYLGDVIPSLGGTTARIIVGVVLLTIFFIVNLLGVDIMAHAQKLMTWLLIAALLLFAIVGIFKMKLPIFNFSDPNFLINGWGITFDKGQISGGFTGAILLFVYSCQGYYMTIAYGRDAKNAKRDIPAAMLMTVPTLIFLYVGVAMAGVGVMNVSEYGNSTTLVFAAQRIFPTWLFYFFIIGGPIMALLSTLNSSFAYNAITIGQSCDDGWLPASFGKKNAKGSRVFILAFMYVLGIIPIIFNLSITVITNMVQIFTSFFAFLNFVAIIRLPKKYPEAWGKCRLHVSNGFYYTICVLSLVGAIVVFWKSCLSMTPALAIANVAALLVTAAIGIWRAKRGNIEIHTSVWDKDPGEEDAPTPTTK, from the coding sequence ATGGCAATTAAAGTAATTAAAGAGCCAGCACCAAAGCCCGGAACTCTCGGAAGAACAGAACTCTATGCATTAGCCGTTGGGCAGGTTATTGGTGCAGGTGTCATCACTCTTATTGTCCCAGCAATTAAAATGACTGGTTATTCTGCTTGGCTTGCCTACTTAATAGCTATTGTTATGGGCTTTATTATGGTTTTACCCTATGTCTTTGTCTCGTCGGCTCTCCGCCTGGGCGGCGGCAACTATTCTATGTTATGCGAACTAGCCGGGCCAACTACTTCCGGAATTTTTGCATTTTCTTATTTAACGCAGTGCCTGTCATTATCTTTGTTCGGCACCGCTGCAGCTGCATATCTGGGTGACGTTATCCCCTCTTTGGGCGGCACAACTGCCCGTATCATTGTAGGCGTTGTTTTGCTAACCATTTTCTTTATTGTGAACCTATTAGGTGTGGATATAATGGCACATGCTCAAAAGTTAATGACATGGCTGCTCATTGCTGCCCTACTTCTTTTTGCAATTGTGGGTATTTTCAAAATGAAGCTGCCAATCTTTAACTTTTCCGATCCCAATTTTTTGATTAACGGCTGGGGGATTACCTTTGACAAAGGTCAGATATCCGGCGGATTCACCGGCGCGATTCTGTTGTTTGTGTATTCCTGTCAGGGATATTATATGACGATTGCTTATGGCCGTGATGCTAAAAACGCCAAACGGGATATTCCCGCCGCCATGCTGATGACTGTCCCCACTTTAATTTTCCTTTATGTGGGCGTGGCTATGGCTGGCGTTGGCGTTATGAATGTAAGTGAATATGGAAATTCAACCACTTTGGTCTTTGCAGCACAGCGTATTTTCCCAACCTGGCTGTTTTACTTCTTTATTATCGGCGGCCCCATTATGGCGTTGCTGTCCACCTTGAATTCCAGCTTTGCTTATAATGCTATTACGATCGGCCAGTCCTGCGATGACGGTTGGCTTCCTGCCTCTTTTGGGAAAAAGAATGCTAAGGGGTCTCGCGTTTTCATTTTGGCTTTTATGTATGTTTTGGGCATTATTCCTATCATTTTTAATCTGTCTATTACTGTCATCACCAATATGGTGCAGATCTTTACCTCTTTTTTCGCCTTCCTAAACTTTGTAGCGATAATCAGACTGCCCAAAAAATATCCTGAAGCATGGGGTAAATGTCGCCTTCATGTATCCAACGGCTTCTATTACACCATCTGCGTTTTGTCTTTGGTCGGAGCAATTGTGGTATTTTGGAAGTCCTGCCTGTCCATGACCCCTGCCTTAGCGATTGCGAATGTAGCAGCGCTTTTGGTTACAGCTGCTATCGGAATCTGGCGCGCCAAACGCGGCAATATCGAAATTCATACTTCCGTGTGGGATAAAGATCCGGGTGAAGAAGACGCACCTACGCCTACCACAAAATAA